AGTTCAGGAGTTAACTTTCTGGCCGATGTGCGCATGCGCGCCGTCTTAAAGGGCGAGTGCCATAAATACCTTCTTTGAGGCCATTTACACAATAAGGCGTGCTCAGTGCACCGTGACCACTTCCACCTGAGTGATCACAGCGCAgtgcacattttaaatgtttacttaGGCATAAATATGAAAGCACGATTAAATCTTAAATAACTGCACACTCTTGTATTCCAGTCACCCCAATATGTGGGCTATTTATTGCTTATTTAAAGCCACCAGTGGCCTTGCACTTCACAGTTCAAAATGTCATACAGGCAGTCACCTGGCTGCAAGAGAAAACCCAGCATCACTTCACTGCTTTGTGGATTTCATCCCTTTTACAGAACAGTAATGAGCAAAAATGCATTTGTCCCTTCGAAATAGTGATCAagagcacattaaaaaaagtcactaCAAGTACCTTATGAGCATCTTTTTACATGTTGTTACACAACAGACGTTTGAATTTGAAGTCACTGCCTGagacattatatttttttccaacataaTGTAAATTCCCAAAACATTTCAGCAAATACATGgtcaacatgtaaataaaacatcaaacacagtttTGCCAGGTTGACATATAGCCCTGCTCAAAGCAATGTCAGTCGACATGgttatacaaaaaaatacagtatattattctCTGAGGggactgggatttttttttttttttttatgggaataacaaaaaaatcacagcaatATGATACAGGTGATACTTGTGCTTTTAAGAAGCCAACAAAGCTCCGGCTTACACTGAGATGGTTAATATTCAAAGTTCAGACACCCTTTCGATCTAGGATTAATTTCTCTATTCTCTTAACTGCTGGCGACTGAATAACagcagtttctgtgtgtattaTAGAAATCATCTGCTGTCTGAGATCGTAAAGCAGCTGCATAATTTTAATGACGCTTATTGATTGATATGACTCATGGCTAGTTCCTTAACATGTAATTACAATGGCAGAACTAGTGTTCTTGCACAGTATGATGTTAACTGCTgcaaaaagaatgaaaaaaaaatgtttgtttaacatCAGGTAGAAGGTGTGTCTGAGCGCCATACACCACTAATTAGCTCTTTAATAGCTTCTTGATGTCAGATGAAAGCACTGCTGAAGGCTTCACCACTGTGATTGGTATTTGGGCAAAgcaatgcttttaaaaaatagcTTATGATTTGAGAAGAGTGCAGGCTAGCTTAGCATTCTCTCAAATTTTTTGCATATACTATGCCCACAGTGTACTACATATATAGGCATACAAGGTTGTAATTTATGCAAGCTGATTCATCCTACAACACTAGGAAGATGAAAAAGCAGCCTTCCAAAAAGCTGGTGTATTCCTTTAACGCTGGGTAAGTTGCTGTTACTCTTTCCCTGATTCTGTCATGAGAAAGCTAGAAGTTATCATCTTCATCTCTTCGGGACATTATGAGCTGCCTCCTGGGACCTGTGAGATGAGGGACACTGGACGGAGAGTCCAGCACTCCAGAGTCCAATTTAGGAGTCGAAGTGCAACGTGGCCCGACCCGGCCCATGAGCCCACGGATGTCTCTGTGAAGGGCTGGATCGCTAGGGACAGAGTTGAGGCGAACCCCCTGATCCAGACCCCCTATGTCCCTGTCCAAACGGGGGTTACTGGCGCTGCTGGGAGACTGAGGATCAGCGCTGAAATACAGGGTTGAACTAGACTCTGTGGGGCAGAAATATGGCTCTGGACTGTCTCCAAACATAGACTTTCCCTCTGGTGAGCTGCGTTTAAAATCTGATTCGGGTGACTCCAGCGGGCTCTCCATCTCCAGACTGTCGTCCTCTTCTTCAGGTCGATCGTTCGACGAGGGTTCGCTCACGCTCTGGAACTCGTCTTTGCAGTCCGAGAGCGGTGCCAGGCCTTTCCCCTGAGACTCGGAGGTGGAGACGGCGTCACAGCTGCCTCCTGCTGTGATCGTCATGCCCTCGTTACTCTTAAACTCTTGGTTGTACTCGTCCATGTCCAGTATGGCTGCTGCTCCGCCAGCCCCGTACGCTCTGTTGATCTTGCCCAGGTCTCCTGTTTTAAGGGCCAGTCGGATCAAGAGCCAGTGGTGGTGGTAGCAAGGGCAGGAGCTGTTAGGCCGGCCTCCACAGGTTCCTGGGTGCTCCAGCAGCGTACCAGCCACACCTGAGAGGGAGAAGCTGCCATGGTTTTGAATGGAGGGGGCTGGCAGGCTCTTGTCCCCGAGAGAGAAGGAGGACTCCCCCTGTTCTATACACGTGCTGCCCATGTGGTTGTGGTTGGTACCCTGGGAGATCTCTGTGGACTTGGGATGGAGGAACCGGTAGTACAGAACAAGAGAGGTAGCACCTGGGAAGCACAGGGACAGGAAATACTTGCTGTTAGTACACTGAGTATGTTTTGTTACATCTGTCACAAGCAATAGTCCAAATACATGTATATCTTGGATGGTAAAACTGCATTATATCACCAATTCTGTTTGTACTATTGCTATTACTTAACAAGTAGGACTTAAAGGGCTTTCTGTGTGTAATGCAATAACACAGACAGCTGTGTAGTTCTACTCAGAATTACTTTTAACCTATTTGAATGACCATTGGCGTTATATTACTCACATACCACACAAACTATTTTGATTTTAGTCTAATTATAAGCAATGACTATCAAAACAACTGAGACAAATCTGTCATAAAATGAACAGAGCGCAGATAAAGAGGGTGACTCACCGAGGAGAAAGCTACACAGCACAGTGGTGGGAAGGGTCATGCTGTCCCATGATGCTTCACTGAGGAAGTCGGAGGCGGCCAGCAGCAGAGTGGCGTTCTCTATGAGCATGaactgagggaggagagaaggtcAAACCATCAGTCATCTGCAGACAGGTTTACATCACTGTAAACTAAGGACACAGAGGGCTGGATGACAATGTAAACTacctgcctttgtgtgtgtatatgtgtgtgtatatgcctTCTGCAAAACAGACACCAGGattgcagcagaaacaagttaCAGAAGAGCATTTTCATTCAAAGCCATGCCTTACTGCATAAAAGCTGCCCATGCGGAAGCGCGAGGGTCCATCTTTGACgttgaggaagaggaagacgtGGACGAGCCCCATGATGCCATTAAAGGCACGCCAGCACCATGGGCCAGTGCAGATGTCTGGTTGCTGTGATACCAGCCAGAAGGAGGCTGTGAGCCAGTGGAAACCTGGAGGTTGACGTAAAAATAGACAAGAAGGTACAAGCGCAATAAGAGGATCCGTATACAGTGTATCAAGCTGTTGCAGAGGAGCAACTGAGAAACTGGATCAAGAGGACATGCTGCATCACTCTGAGGACAATTACATCATTCATTaactcaaatgtaaaataataaatgtattatttataaattctgGGTCATGCGGAATATAAGAATTGCTATTTCAATTAGTCACTGAGGCTCTTGCacctttatttgtatttgtatattatgttattatactattattacaaTGCAccctttctcctcccttcaAAAGGTGTCAGGCTTATGTGCTCACCTGCTACTCCACAGACCCACCAGTTAAACACCCTGGCAAAGAACATGAGGCAAGTCACCCTGGCACCCAGCATGCCTGCCCTCCACACCAGCTGGCACAGCAGGGCTGCCGGAGGCATGGCCAGGTGGCCTGGACGGATCAGACAGCACGCTCTGCTGTACAGCACCAGGGCCCAGGAAATGGACAGAACACACAGACCGCAGCAATAAGCcactgaaggtaaaaaaaaaaggagaaagtaTGAAAAAGACATAATCTCTTATTCAGATACTGTGTAGAACAATTAACATGTCCCAAACATCATGTAGATCCAATAAAGCGATAAAGTTTACCTGGTGACATGATGCCCACATCAGTGGACACGACGACATACGCTTGCAGCAGGCTCTGAGGCAGCGTGAGCACGAGGGCCTCCAGCAGCCAAAGGGCAGCAACATCTGCCTGCTGCATGACAGCAGCTCCGAGTTCAGCCACTGAGCCCTGCATGCGCAACACAGACCTCATACAGTCCCATAACCTGCCAGAAGAGGGGGCCAGAGACAGACACCAAAGTAATGACAAGTAACCTCCAGGTGAAGGTTTCAATGACAGAATGAtgcaaatgtcatttttactgTGCCTTTTGATGGGAATGAAGTATCACCCACTGTTCTTATAGCACAGGGCACAAAACTACTTTTGTTAATGGTTTGTTTCCTACAAAGGCACAACTGCATTACATCTTAAAGATATATTCTAAATATGTAAATCGCATTATATTTGTTCTTAATatgaggagaggggaagagctCACCTTTTGAAGATGCCCAAGTGCAGTATGTGTATGACAGAGAGGTAGCATCGcctgtcatcaccatcatcatagTACCACTTCACACTTAGCAGTTGAACTGCCGTCCCCGGTAGAAAGAGGCCGAGAGTGAGGCCCGCCCACTGCGTCTCCTCATTCCAAAGGTAAAACCCTATACAGTAAATCACTAAACACAAGCACAcgtgaacacacagacacatacacacaacagatACAGACGTAAATACAGTCTTATTTATCATGTAGTCATGCAGGaaacacagtaaatacaacCCAGCATATGTGTGAGGATTTGGTGAGAGCTGCAGAGACCGGCAGCAGAGTCCTTGAGAAATTAAAGAGCGCATACGCCTTGCTCTGGTGAATTGTCCTTTAGTTCACGAGGAAGCTGTTCTAATGAGATGATACAAGCAACACCAAAAAAGAGGAGATATACTCTTGTAAAATACTAACTTGTCAAGGACCAGAAAGTGCATCACATATTGATCATTTTAACAAGCACCCTATATTTCTGTGACAGGCTAATTCCAGTGTAGCAGTGGGTATATACAGGAATGGTACAGTATATCTGCTGAGGACAAAGTCAGACACTGTACAGATCCAGTCACCTCGTTTCTCTCCTGTCCTGCCCTTGCCCCATTGATCTGCTTAGTCAGGGAATCATCGCCCTGTGCTGCCAAGCGCTTTCTATACACACTCCAGATGTGCATTAATTGGTATACTtgagtagtagtaataatatcatcaataataataaaacatctaatattttaataatgtaaatgtaaataatgaaatgtaaatgttgagcATTATTCCTGTAGGTACCATGGATAGGCCTTTACTGGAGAATGATTACAtttaatctttctttttgtttgtgtgaccCTGCTGTATGACCCCTGCAGGTCCTGGGGCCCCAGTTTGGCAAACCCAACTGTACTAACCAATGCATTGctatgcattttctttttttttttttaactgctaGGTTTGCTAATTCATTATTAAAGGCGGTGCTATAACATCACCGCTTGAATTGTGTTTCTAACCTGAGCTACGGCTGCAGCTGGAAGAGCTCCAGCACGAAGCATCATGGCTGTGCAACAgcattttttatattcattgtaGCCAACGAAAATactccacaaaaacaaaacatttcccttcactgttattattattatttttttatcaggaGATTCAGTATCAGCTCGTAGCTACACCAGCAAACTACAGCAGCCCTCGGAAGCCCGGCGCTGGGAATTCTGTGCCCACTTACGAGCGCTCCGTTCGGCCACGATAACCAGCGCCGACACGCCAAGCAGCGCCGCCTGGCACCACGCTATCCAGCAACCGCTCCGCCGGACCGCCGACGGCATCCTGCGGGCAACCGCCCCGGCAGCGTTTATCATGATGCGAATAGGTGGGAGAGAGAATCACCCGGTGACATTATCCTGGGCATCTTCCCTCACCCCGGGTACATCCGCTCCTTTCTTCTCCCGCTGCCTGCCCTCCGTCAAAAATATCTGACGTCACTGCGCGGTGTTAAAGGGGCATCAGTCTGCTGACCGTCCCACGGCTGTTCCTGTTGCTGCACCTGCACACAGCTCACCTCCCCCCACAAATTAGATCTTCTCCACCTCTGACCACTTCTTTAAATCCTAAAATCCCCGTATGTTTCATTGCAGATACATCTTACTTATTTTCCAATGATAGATGCTTGATACTGATCTAACTACAGAGCAGCTGGCAAGTCCCTGTGATCTGATCAGGAGTTTGTCTTGCATTGTCTTTATATTGTAAGTTGTCTCATCAGTGGATACCCTTCTAAACACTAAGCCACCTGACACCCTTTTAAGTTGTAATGTGAGGTTCACAGAATGCTAGTGCTCGTGTCAGTTTTATCCTTTTACAGTtggcttgtgttttctttaagcAAAGTGCTACAGAGAAGTAATCTAACaccagtgtttttat
The window above is part of the Seriola aureovittata isolate HTS-2021-v1 ecotype China chromosome 19, ASM2101889v1, whole genome shotgun sequence genome. Proteins encoded here:
- the xkr5a gene encoding XK-related protein 5a isoform X2; the encoded protein is MINAAGAVARRMPSAVRRSGCWIAWCQAALLGVSALVIVAERSALIYCIGFYLWNEETQWAGLTLGLFLPGTAVQLLSVKWYYDDGDDRRCYLSVIHILHLGIFKRLWDCMRSVLRMQGSVAELGAAVMQQADVAALWLLEALVLTLPQSLLQAYVVVSTDVGIMSPVAYCCGLCVLSISWALVLYSRACCLIRPGHLAMPPAALLCQLVWRAGMLGARVTCLMFFARVFNWWVCGVAGFHWLTASFWLVSQQPDICTGPWCWRAFNGIMGLVHVFLFLNVKDGPSRFRMGSFYAFMLIENATLLLAASDFLSEASWDSMTLPTTVLCSFLLGATSLVLYYRFLHPKSTEISQGTNHNHMGSTCIEQGESSFSLGDKSLPAPSIQNHGSFSLSGVAGTLLEHPGTCGGRPNSSCPCYHHHWLLIRLALKTGDLGKINRAYGAGGAAAILDMDEYNQEFKSNEGMTITAGGSCDAVSTSESQGKGLAPLSDCKDEFQSVSEPSSNDRPEEEDDSLEMESPLESPESDFKRSSPEGKSMFGDSPEPYFCPTESSSTLYFSADPQSPSSASNPRLDRDIGGLDQGVRLNSVPSDPALHRDIRGLMGRVGPRCTSTPKLDSGVLDSPSSVPHLTGPRRQLIMSRRDEDDNF
- the xkr5a gene encoding XK-related protein 5a isoform X1, which gives rise to MRSLISQGLCCRSLQLSPNPHTYAGLYLLCFLHDYMINKTVFTSVSVVCMCLCVHVCLCLVIYCIGFYLWNEETQWAGLTLGLFLPGTAVQLLSVKWYYDDGDDRRCYLSVIHILHLGIFKRLWDCMRSVLRMQGSVAELGAAVMQQADVAALWLLEALVLTLPQSLLQAYVVVSTDVGIMSPVAYCCGLCVLSISWALVLYSRACCLIRPGHLAMPPAALLCQLVWRAGMLGARVTCLMFFARVFNWWVCGVAGFHWLTASFWLVSQQPDICTGPWCWRAFNGIMGLVHVFLFLNVKDGPSRFRMGSFYAFMLIENATLLLAASDFLSEASWDSMTLPTTVLCSFLLGATSLVLYYRFLHPKSTEISQGTNHNHMGSTCIEQGESSFSLGDKSLPAPSIQNHGSFSLSGVAGTLLEHPGTCGGRPNSSCPCYHHHWLLIRLALKTGDLGKINRAYGAGGAAAILDMDEYNQEFKSNEGMTITAGGSCDAVSTSESQGKGLAPLSDCKDEFQSVSEPSSNDRPEEEDDSLEMESPLESPESDFKRSSPEGKSMFGDSPEPYFCPTESSSTLYFSADPQSPSSASNPRLDRDIGGLDQGVRLNSVPSDPALHRDIRGLMGRVGPRCTSTPKLDSGVLDSPSSVPHLTGPRRQLIMSRRDEDDNF